The Elusimicrobiota bacterium DNA window CTTCTGCTGCACATGGATGGGGTGGACACGAGCACGATTTTCATCGACGATGTGCTCACGGGGCGGGCGAAGGCCACGCAAGCGACTCTGGCGACGGATGCGATCGTCCAGTCGCTGAGTTTCTACGCTCACGACACAGGCAACGTCAGGCTGGCCCTGTACTCGGACTCCTCGGGGCCGAGCTCGAAGCTGTGGGAGAGCGGCGACGTGGCGGCGACGGCAGCGTCATGGAACACCGTGCTGATTTCGGCGGGCTCGCCCACCAGCCTGACGCTCAACAGCGGCACCTACTGGCTGGCCTGGCAGTGGAACGCGACGAGCAACGGGCCGAGCTATACGGCGGGCTCCGCGGGCAGCGGCAACTATCTCTGGCAAGTCTACGGCGCCTTCCCGGCGAGCTGGAGCGGAGGGACCAGCTCAACCGAGCAATGGAGCCTGTATGCCACGCAGGCCCCCCCCACGGTCACGAGCATCGCCGCGGCTTCCGGCGACATCCTGGGCGGGACCAGCGTGACCATCACGGGGACGAACTTCGTCAGCGGCGCGACGGTACTCATCGGCGGCGAGGCGGCGACGTCGGTGGCCTGGGTGGACTCCTCCCACCTGACCGCGACCACCCCGGCCGGCGCGGCCGGGACCGCGGACGTGACGGTGACCAACCCGGACGGCCAGTCCGACACTTTGGCGGACGCCTACACCTATGTCAGGAACACGATACTCTGCGGCGCGCCCAGCCGGGACGGGGCGGTCAGTCTCACCGGCGTGGTCAACACCTATTGGCCCGGCGCGGCCTCGGCCCCGGCCAACGCCATGTCCATCACGCTCGGAGCCTCTGCCGGGGCCGCGACGCCGATCTCCGCGGGGGACATGGTCCTGGTCATCCAGATGCAGGACGCGGCGATCGATTCCTCGAACACGAGCTCCTACGGCGACGGCGTGGCCGGGGACCCCGCCAGCGGCTCGACGAGCCTCAACCGATCCGGCATGTACGAGTACGTCAAGGCCCTGAGCGCGCTCGGGACCGGCGGCGGCACGCTGTCGTTCCAGGGGCAGGGCGTAGCCGGCGGTCTCATGCACGCCTACACCGACGCGGCGGCCACGTCCACGCAGGGCCAGCGGCAGTTCCAGGCCGTGCGGGTCCCGCAGTACAGCTCGGCCACGCTGACCTCGGGCCTGACTGCGGCGGCCTGGAACGGGGCCACGGGCGGCGTGCTGGCCGTCGATGTCTCCGGCGTGCTGAGTCTCGGGGGCGCGACGGTGAGCCTCGACGGCCTGGGTTTCC harbors:
- a CDS encoding IPT/TIG domain-containing protein; this encodes MRRVSAGNYRWGYTVHSGGATTIQYETANRALATATWYHVAFVRSGTTNSYIFQNGVSQALTLTGSSSASIPDYAGSAYVGSDGLGTNRLNGWIDGLRVSKGLARWTAGFTPPAARYDDDSYSVLLLHMDGVDTSTIFIDDVLTGRAKATQATLATDAIVQSLSFYAHDTGNVRLALYSDSSGPSSKLWESGDVAATAASWNTVLISAGSPTSLTLNSGTYWLAWQWNATSNGPSYTAGSAGSGNYLWQVYGAFPASWSGGTSSTEQWSLYATQAPPTVTSIAAASGDILGGTSVTITGTNFVSGATVLIGGEAATSVAWVDSSHLTATTPAGAAGTADVTVTNPDGQSDTLADAYTYVRNTILCGAPSRDGAVSLTGVVNTYWPGAASAPANAMSITLGASAGAATPISAGDMVLVIQMQDAAIDSSNTSSYGDGVAGDPASGSTSLNRSGMYEYVKALSALGTGGGTLSFQGQGVAGGLMHAYTDAAATSTQGQRQFQAVRVPQYSSATLTSGLTAAAWNGATGGVLAVDVSGVLSLGGATVSLDGLGFRGGGGRQLTGDTGGLSTDYVQSSTKNFNGAKGEGIAGTPGYIYDGSAVATTGTDYPYNGLGITGGTARGAPGNAGGGGTDGELTLNQWNSGGGGGGNGGTGGGG